In Afipia sp. GAS231, a single window of DNA contains:
- a CDS encoding multiubiquitin domain-containing protein yields MTDNLEDRSADPGVEEVLDEIIDLEEYAKLGKRPPLSKGYRILVNGDPFVVNEPNPTGRAILTLAGLLPAEHYTLRIKLAGEKPQKVGLDEHVDLRRPGVEKFKALPRDQTEG; encoded by the coding sequence ATGACTGACAACCTCGAAGACAGGAGCGCCGACCCCGGCGTGGAAGAGGTGCTCGACGAGATCATCGATCTCGAAGAGTACGCCAAGCTGGGCAAGCGCCCGCCGCTCTCAAAGGGCTACCGCATCCTCGTGAACGGCGACCCGTTCGTGGTGAACGAGCCGAACCCGACCGGTCGCGCCATCCTGACCCTCGCGGGTCTGCTGCCCGCCGAGCACTACACGCTCCGCATCAAACTTGCGGGCGAGAAACCGCAGAAGGTTGGGCTCGACGAGCACGTCGACCTCCGCCGCCCGGGTGTGGAGAAGTTCAAGGCGCTGCCGCGTGATCAGACGGAGGGATGA
- a CDS encoding E2/UBC family protein, giving the protein MTLRRQFDLLPIDRDFLDEYGLPWETIVDGSQWVLLHDFPTPRGYNHATVTAAIRIETGYPNTELNMVYFFPALARADGKPIGATEAPQPLDGKTYQRWSRHRTGANPWKIGRDHIGTHVILIEDWLDREFEK; this is encoded by the coding sequence ATGACCCTCCGTCGTCAGTTTGACCTGCTGCCCATCGACCGGGATTTTCTCGACGAATACGGCCTGCCGTGGGAAACGATCGTGGATGGCTCCCAGTGGGTGCTGCTCCACGATTTCCCGACGCCGCGCGGCTACAACCACGCGACGGTGACGGCGGCCATCCGGATCGAGACCGGCTACCCGAACACCGAACTTAACATGGTGTATTTCTTTCCAGCCCTCGCACGGGCGGACGGAAAGCCGATCGGGGCGACCGAGGCGCCGCAGCCACTCGACGGAAAAACCTACCAGCGCTGGTCCCGCCACCGCACGGGCGCGAACCCGTGGAAGATCGGGCGCGATCACATCGGGACGCATGTCATCCTGATCGAAGACTGGCTTGACCGGGAGTTCGAGAAATGA
- a CDS encoding ThiF family adenylyltransferase, with translation MTAPVTLAFSGDQHEHLKSFLFPGDGNEAVAILLCGSRAGDRSHRLVVREIHGIPYEDCSERTPMRVTWPPDYIAPMLDRAAAEGLTVVKVHSHPGGYAAFSMTDDKGDERLLPMIRGWVEADVPHGSAVMLPDGQMFGRVLNATGGFDPIYCISVAGDDLHFWYADVGSIELPNFVASHAQAFDKGTIERLRRLSFAVIGASGTGSPTIEQLMRLGAALIVGVDDDHMEERNVNRILNSTMDDVKNERPKVEVLADAVERTGLGTRFIPLKKNLWDPEVIREVAQCDIIFGCMDTVDGRYLLNAIASYYSIPYLDIGVRLDATKVFDGVAHIREVCGTVNYLRPGRSSLVSRGLFTMSDVAAAGLRRNDPTAHDRQVEDGYIRGVAGHRPAVISVNMFASALAVNEMLARLHPYREEPNGAYAAVTFSLASMELIYDPEEGICDMLGAKVGFGDTTPLLGLIELAERRKA, from the coding sequence ATGACCGCTCCCGTTACCCTGGCCTTCTCAGGCGACCAGCACGAGCACTTGAAGAGTTTCCTGTTCCCCGGCGACGGAAACGAAGCCGTCGCGATCTTGCTTTGCGGCAGCCGCGCGGGCGACCGCAGCCATCGGCTCGTCGTGCGCGAGATTCACGGCATCCCATACGAGGATTGCTCAGAACGGACCCCGATGCGGGTTACTTGGCCACCGGACTATATTGCTCCAATGCTCGACCGCGCTGCCGCCGAAGGGCTGACGGTCGTTAAGGTTCACAGCCATCCCGGCGGCTATGCCGCCTTCTCGATGACGGATGACAAGGGCGACGAACGGCTGTTGCCGATGATCCGAGGATGGGTCGAGGCGGATGTGCCGCATGGCAGCGCCGTGATGTTGCCGGACGGCCAGATGTTCGGGCGCGTCTTGAACGCGACCGGCGGATTCGATCCGATCTATTGCATCAGTGTCGCGGGAGACGATCTGCACTTTTGGTACGCGGACGTTGGCAGCATCGAACTGCCGAACTTCGTCGCCTCGCATGCGCAGGCATTCGACAAGGGCACGATCGAGCGCTTGCGTCGGTTGTCGTTCGCGGTCATCGGCGCGTCGGGGACGGGCAGCCCAACCATTGAACAACTTATGAGGCTCGGTGCCGCCCTGATTGTCGGTGTCGATGACGATCACATGGAGGAGCGCAACGTCAACCGCATCCTGAACTCGACCATGGATGACGTGAAGAACGAGCGCCCGAAGGTTGAAGTTCTTGCCGATGCGGTCGAACGGACCGGCCTCGGCACCCGGTTCATTCCTTTAAAGAAAAATCTGTGGGACCCGGAGGTCATCCGCGAAGTCGCTCAATGTGACATCATCTTCGGCTGCATGGACACGGTGGACGGGCGGTATCTTCTCAACGCCATCGCTTCCTACTATTCGATTCCTTACCTCGATATCGGCGTGCGCCTCGACGCGACCAAGGTTTTCGACGGCGTGGCTCACATCCGTGAAGTTTGCGGCACCGTGAACTATTTGCGCCCTGGCCGGTCCAGTCTTGTCAGCCGGGGACTGTTTACGATGAGCGACGTCGCCGCTGCCGGTTTGCGCCGGAATGACCCGACTGCTCACGACCGGCAGGTGGAGGATGGATATATCAGGGGCGTGGCCGGCCACCGGCCCGCTGTAATCAGCGTCAACATGTTTGCCTCGGCGCTCGCCGTAAACGAAATGCTTGCGCGCCTGCATCCCTACCGTGAGGAGCCGAACGGCGCGTATGCCGCCGTCACGTTTAGCCTTGCGAGCATGGAACTCATCTACGACCCTGAAGAGGGAATTTGCGATATGCTGGGCGCGAAGGTTGGCTTCGGCGATACCACGCCACTCCTGGGGCTGATAGAGCTCGCGGAAAGGCGAAAGGCGTGA
- a CDS encoding DUF6527 family protein: MNLLPDERPCWRVTRHDDGTATLHPSVWRKKACGSHFWFRNGRVVWC; this comes from the coding sequence ATGAATCTTCTCCCTGATGAACGCCCTTGCTGGCGTGTCACACGCCATGACGACGGGACTGCCACTCTCCATCCCTCGGTCTGGAGGAAGAAGGCATGCGGCTCGCATTTTTGGTTTCGAAATGGCCGCGTCGTATGGTGCTAG
- a CDS encoding DUF2971 domain-containing protein yields the protein MTLYKYYPPNRYSLENLRRHSFYCRHYTDFNDPFEFWCNISSGIPDRNAEPNRFRAAVAEWGFPDGEPHDEEDCRAYFESLVDAAPDFQTLMDHVRIACFASAPDNLLMWSHYADGMRGFCAEFDDALVQKADERVFLTPVEYVEAPQHADSFVYAVAEDQWDFHGMCVYDHDRGAGGAISAPERDSYEEASLQAHANMTAIWRRVFATKPVEWRYEGEQRLLLQATDGGAEPVQLEIPVEALRGIIMGERMDYDYRKQLEVLLASQYPRVPIRRATRSADRYTIELTGT from the coding sequence GTGACCCTTTACAAGTATTATCCGCCAAACCGGTACTCGCTCGAAAACCTTCGGCGTCATTCCTTCTATTGCCGCCACTACACCGACTTCAACGACCCGTTCGAGTTTTGGTGCAACATCAGTTCGGGCATTCCCGATCGGAATGCCGAGCCTAACCGGTTCAGGGCAGCCGTAGCAGAGTGGGGTTTCCCCGACGGCGAGCCGCACGACGAAGAAGACTGTCGCGCATATTTCGAATCTCTCGTCGATGCGGCACCGGACTTTCAAACCCTGATGGATCATGTCCGCATTGCCTGTTTCGCGTCGGCGCCCGACAATCTCCTCATGTGGTCGCACTATGCCGACGGCATGCGCGGATTCTGTGCCGAGTTCGATGATGCGCTTGTACAGAAAGCCGACGAGCGGGTTTTCCTCACGCCGGTAGAATACGTAGAGGCTCCGCAACACGCCGACAGCTTCGTGTACGCCGTCGCCGAGGATCAGTGGGATTTTCACGGCATGTGCGTTTACGATCATGATCGAGGTGCTGGCGGCGCAATATCTGCGCCCGAACGCGACAGCTATGAAGAAGCTTCGCTTCAGGCCCACGCCAACATGACTGCGATCTGGCGCAGGGTCTTTGCGACGAAACCGGTTGAATGGCGATACGAGGGCGAGCAGCGTCTTCTGCTTCAGGCGACCGACGGCGGTGCTGAACCCGTACAGCTTGAAATCCCGGTAGAAGCTCTCCGCGGAATCATCATGGGCGAGCGTATGGACTACGACTACCGGAAGCAGCTCGAAGTGTTGCTGGCGTCGCAGTACCCGCGCGTCCCGATCCGCCGGGCGACCCGCTCGGCCGACCGCTACACAATCGAGCTGACGGGAACGTGA
- a CDS encoding type II restriction endonuclease, which produces MAVADVTDWIADFGKPGYVWYAKRLSGNDTLATHSHQAGPYIPKDFLFRMFPSVRKPEEENPDQRFELYIDSHSDHRTVRAVWYNNKMRGGTRNECRLTGFGGGQSALLDPESTGALAVFAFVLDDEGAATECHTWVCRDEVEEDVFEDRLGPVEPKEFRIWEPGSLPPGDLFDEATPETRASCWLQAKEIPPSWLVKFPKGEDVIRKAIELRPLKEISIDVRLMRRRDCEYEVFRSIEEAFFLPRIQQGFNAIEPFLGLAQSILQSRKSRSGNSLEFHVREIFLEEGLKAGEHFTHKPVIEVSKRPDFLFPSKAAYDDKSFPDANLRMLAAKTTCKDRWRQIINEADRIRLKHLITLQEGVSEAQFREMQEAGVQLIVPKDVQDSYPKEVKPHLLTFESFLADLRLLNLQP; this is translated from the coding sequence ATGGCCGTTGCAGACGTTACCGACTGGATCGCAGACTTCGGAAAGCCGGGATACGTCTGGTACGCCAAGCGACTTTCCGGCAATGACACGCTTGCAACGCATTCACATCAGGCGGGCCCCTATATTCCGAAAGATTTTCTCTTCCGGATGTTTCCCTCGGTCCGCAAACCTGAGGAGGAGAATCCGGACCAACGTTTCGAACTCTATATCGACTCGCATTCCGACCACCGAACGGTTCGCGCGGTCTGGTACAACAACAAGATGCGGGGCGGCACGCGTAACGAATGCCGGCTGACTGGCTTCGGGGGTGGGCAGTCCGCGCTTCTCGATCCTGAAAGTACAGGCGCGCTTGCCGTGTTCGCCTTCGTGCTTGACGACGAAGGCGCCGCCACGGAATGCCACACGTGGGTTTGCCGCGACGAGGTTGAAGAAGATGTCTTTGAAGACCGTCTTGGTCCGGTTGAGCCGAAGGAATTCCGCATCTGGGAACCCGGGAGCCTGCCGCCGGGCGATCTGTTTGACGAGGCCACGCCGGAAACCCGCGCAAGCTGCTGGCTTCAGGCCAAAGAGATACCGCCCTCTTGGCTGGTGAAATTTCCAAAAGGCGAAGATGTCATCCGCAAGGCCATCGAACTTCGTCCCTTGAAGGAAATCAGCATAGACGTCCGCCTGATGCGGCGCCGCGATTGCGAATACGAAGTCTTCCGCAGCATTGAGGAAGCTTTCTTTCTGCCGCGCATCCAGCAGGGCTTCAACGCTATCGAACCGTTTCTCGGCCTCGCGCAGTCGATCCTGCAGAGCCGCAAGTCACGGTCAGGCAACTCGCTGGAATTTCATGTGCGCGAGATTTTTCTTGAGGAAGGCCTGAAAGCGGGCGAGCATTTTACGCACAAGCCAGTCATCGAAGTGAGCAAGCGACCGGACTTTCTGTTTCCCTCGAAGGCCGCTTACGATGACAAGTCATTTCCTGACGCAAACCTGCGCATGCTTGCGGCGAAGACGACCTGCAAGGACCGCTGGAGGCAGATCATCAATGAAGCCGACCGCATCAGGCTGAAACATCTGATCACGCTTCAGGAAGGCGTTTCCGAAGCGCAATTCCGTGAGATGCAGGAGGCCGGCGTCCAGCTCATCGTGCCAAAGGACGTGCAGGACTCCTATCCGAAAGAGGTCAAGCCGCACCTCTTGACCTTCGAAAGCTTCCTTGCCGATCTTCGTCTTCTGAACCTCCAGCCGTGA
- a CDS encoding very short patch repair endonuclease — translation MSGIRSKNTRPELVLRKALHRAGFRYTLHAKTIPGKPDMAFPALNAAVFVHGCFWHGHDCRFFRLPQTRTDFWKAKIDRNRARDEIVMAKLEEEGWRHLTVWECAIRGAGPDAPLKVAARAANWLRSRRRTGEIRGA, via the coding sequence ATGTCCGGCATACGCAGCAAAAACACGCGTCCCGAACTCGTTTTGCGAAAGGCGTTGCACCGGGCCGGATTTCGTTACACGCTGCACGCTAAAACTATTCCCGGCAAACCGGACATGGCATTTCCCGCACTCAACGCCGCCGTATTCGTGCATGGCTGTTTCTGGCACGGCCATGACTGCCGCTTCTTCCGTTTGCCGCAGACACGAACCGATTTCTGGAAAGCGAAGATCGATCGTAACCGTGCGCGCGACGAAATCGTCATGGCAAAGCTTGAAGAAGAGGGATGGCGTCATCTCACCGTCTGGGAGTGCGCAATTCGCGGCGCAGGGCCTGATGCACCGCTGAAGGTTGCAGCCCGTGCAGCAAATTGGCTCCGTTCCCGCCGGCGAACCGGCGAAATCAGGGGCGCCTGA